A stretch of Hirundo rustica isolate bHirRus1 chromosome 22, bHirRus1.pri.v3, whole genome shotgun sequence DNA encodes these proteins:
- the KCNAB2 gene encoding voltage-gated potassium channel subunit beta-2 isoform X1, whose amino-acid sequence MYPESTTDSPARLSLRQTGSPGMIYSARYGSPKRQLQFYRNLGKSGLRVSCLGLGTWVTFGGQITDEMAEQLMTLAYDNGINLFDTAEVYAAGKAEVVLGNIIKKKGWRRSSLVITTKIFWGGKAETERGLSRKHIIEGLKASLERLQLEYVDVVFANRPDPNTPMEGDPFSSSKSRTFIVEETVRAMTHVINQGMAMYWGTSRWSSMEIMEAYSVARQFNLIPPICEQAEYHMFQREKVEVQLPELFHKIGVGAMTWSPLACGIVSGKYDGGIPPYSRASLKGYQWLKDKILSEEGRRQQAKLKELQAIAERLGCTLPQLAIAWCLRNEGVSSVLLGASNADQLMENIGAIQVLPKLSSSIVHEIDSILGNKPYSKKDYRS is encoded by the exons atGTATCCCGAATCCACCACTGACTCCCCAGCGCGACTCTCGCTGCGGCagacaggctccccagggatgaTTTACAG CGCGAGATACGGGAGCCCAAAGCGCCAGCTCCAGTTCTACAG GAACCTCGGGAAGTCTGGGCTGCGTGTGTCCTGCCTGGGTCTGG GAACATGGGTGACTTTCGGAGGGCAGATCACAGATGAG ATGGCGGAGCAGCTGATGACTTTAGCTTATGACAACGGCATTAATCTCTTCGACACGGCAGAAGTCTACGCTGCTGGCAA GGCCGAGGTGGTGCTGGGGAACATCATCAAGAAGAAAGGGTGGAG ACGGTCCAGCCTGGTCATCACCACCAAAATCTTCTGGGGAGGAAA ggCTGAGACGGAGAGGGGCCTGTCCCGAAAACACATCATAGAAG GTCTGAAGGCGTCGCTGGAGCGGCTGCAGCTGGAGTACGTGGACGTGGTGTTCGCCAACCGCCCCGACCCCAACACGCCGATGGAAG GGGACCCATTTAGTTCCTCCAAGTCCAGGACTTTCATCGTAGAAG AGACAGTGCGAGCCATGACCCATGTCATCAACCAGGGGATGGCCATGTACTGGGGGACCTCGCGCTGGAGCTCCATGGAGATCATG GAGGCGTACTCGGTGGCCCGCCAGTTCAACCTGATTCCGCCGATCTGTGAGCAGGCCGAGTACCACATGTTCCAGCGGGAAAAGGTGGAGGTGCAGCTCCCTGAGCTCTTCCACAAGATAG gcgTTGGAGCCATGACCTGGTCCCCATTGGCCTGTGGCATCGTCTCGGGGAAGTACGATGGGGGCATCCCCCCCTACTCCCGTGCCTCGCTGAAg GGATACCAGTGGCTGAAGGACAAGATCCTGAGTGAAGAGGGCCGGCGGCAGCAGGCaaagctgaaggagctgcaggccaTCGCTGAGCGCCTGGGCTGCACCCTGCCCCAGCTCGCCATTG cctggtGCCTGCGCAACGAGGGTGTCAGCTCCGTCTTACTGGGGGCCTCCAATGCCGACCAGCTGATGGAGAATATTGGAGCAATACAG GTCCTTCCAAAGCTGTCGTCTTCCATCGTCCACGAGATCGATAGCATCCTGGGCAACAAACCATACAGCAAGAAGGACTACAGATCCTAA
- the KCNAB2 gene encoding voltage-gated potassium channel subunit beta-2 isoform X4 produces the protein MYPESTTDSPARLSLRQTGSPGMIYRNLGKSGLRVSCLGLGTWVTFGGQITDEMAEQLMTLAYDNGINLFDTAEVYAAGKAEVVLGNIIKKKGWRRSSLVITTKIFWGGKAETERGLSRKHIIEGLKASLERLQLEYVDVVFANRPDPNTPMEETVRAMTHVINQGMAMYWGTSRWSSMEIMEAYSVARQFNLIPPICEQAEYHMFQREKVEVQLPELFHKIGVGAMTWSPLACGIVSGKYDGGIPPYSRASLKGYQWLKDKILSEEGRRQQAKLKELQAIAERLGCTLPQLAIAWCLRNEGVSSVLLGASNADQLMENIGAIQVLPKLSSSIVHEIDSILGNKPYSKKDYRS, from the exons atGTATCCCGAATCCACCACTGACTCCCCAGCGCGACTCTCGCTGCGGCagacaggctccccagggatgaTTTACAG GAACCTCGGGAAGTCTGGGCTGCGTGTGTCCTGCCTGGGTCTGG GAACATGGGTGACTTTCGGAGGGCAGATCACAGATGAG ATGGCGGAGCAGCTGATGACTTTAGCTTATGACAACGGCATTAATCTCTTCGACACGGCAGAAGTCTACGCTGCTGGCAA GGCCGAGGTGGTGCTGGGGAACATCATCAAGAAGAAAGGGTGGAG ACGGTCCAGCCTGGTCATCACCACCAAAATCTTCTGGGGAGGAAA ggCTGAGACGGAGAGGGGCCTGTCCCGAAAACACATCATAGAAG GTCTGAAGGCGTCGCTGGAGCGGCTGCAGCTGGAGTACGTGGACGTGGTGTTCGCCAACCGCCCCGACCCCAACACGCCGATGGAAG AGACAGTGCGAGCCATGACCCATGTCATCAACCAGGGGATGGCCATGTACTGGGGGACCTCGCGCTGGAGCTCCATGGAGATCATG GAGGCGTACTCGGTGGCCCGCCAGTTCAACCTGATTCCGCCGATCTGTGAGCAGGCCGAGTACCACATGTTCCAGCGGGAAAAGGTGGAGGTGCAGCTCCCTGAGCTCTTCCACAAGATAG gcgTTGGAGCCATGACCTGGTCCCCATTGGCCTGTGGCATCGTCTCGGGGAAGTACGATGGGGGCATCCCCCCCTACTCCCGTGCCTCGCTGAAg GGATACCAGTGGCTGAAGGACAAGATCCTGAGTGAAGAGGGCCGGCGGCAGCAGGCaaagctgaaggagctgcaggccaTCGCTGAGCGCCTGGGCTGCACCCTGCCCCAGCTCGCCATTG cctggtGCCTGCGCAACGAGGGTGTCAGCTCCGTCTTACTGGGGGCCTCCAATGCCGACCAGCTGATGGAGAATATTGGAGCAATACAG GTCCTTCCAAAGCTGTCGTCTTCCATCGTCCACGAGATCGATAGCATCCTGGGCAACAAACCATACAGCAAGAAGGACTACAGATCCTAA
- the KCNAB2 gene encoding voltage-gated potassium channel subunit beta-2 isoform X3, which translates to MYPESTTDSPARLSLRQTGSPGMIYSARYGSPKRQLQFYRNLGKSGLRVSCLGLGTWVTFGGQITDEMAEQLMTLAYDNGINLFDTAEVYAAGKAEVVLGNIIKKKGWRRSSLVITTKIFWGGKAETERGLSRKHIIEGLKASLERLQLEYVDVVFANRPDPNTPMEETVRAMTHVINQGMAMYWGTSRWSSMEIMEAYSVARQFNLIPPICEQAEYHMFQREKVEVQLPELFHKIGVGAMTWSPLACGIVSGKYDGGIPPYSRASLKGYQWLKDKILSEEGRRQQAKLKELQAIAERLGCTLPQLAIAWCLRNEGVSSVLLGASNADQLMENIGAIQVLPKLSSSIVHEIDSILGNKPYSKKDYRS; encoded by the exons atGTATCCCGAATCCACCACTGACTCCCCAGCGCGACTCTCGCTGCGGCagacaggctccccagggatgaTTTACAG CGCGAGATACGGGAGCCCAAAGCGCCAGCTCCAGTTCTACAG GAACCTCGGGAAGTCTGGGCTGCGTGTGTCCTGCCTGGGTCTGG GAACATGGGTGACTTTCGGAGGGCAGATCACAGATGAG ATGGCGGAGCAGCTGATGACTTTAGCTTATGACAACGGCATTAATCTCTTCGACACGGCAGAAGTCTACGCTGCTGGCAA GGCCGAGGTGGTGCTGGGGAACATCATCAAGAAGAAAGGGTGGAG ACGGTCCAGCCTGGTCATCACCACCAAAATCTTCTGGGGAGGAAA ggCTGAGACGGAGAGGGGCCTGTCCCGAAAACACATCATAGAAG GTCTGAAGGCGTCGCTGGAGCGGCTGCAGCTGGAGTACGTGGACGTGGTGTTCGCCAACCGCCCCGACCCCAACACGCCGATGGAAG AGACAGTGCGAGCCATGACCCATGTCATCAACCAGGGGATGGCCATGTACTGGGGGACCTCGCGCTGGAGCTCCATGGAGATCATG GAGGCGTACTCGGTGGCCCGCCAGTTCAACCTGATTCCGCCGATCTGTGAGCAGGCCGAGTACCACATGTTCCAGCGGGAAAAGGTGGAGGTGCAGCTCCCTGAGCTCTTCCACAAGATAG gcgTTGGAGCCATGACCTGGTCCCCATTGGCCTGTGGCATCGTCTCGGGGAAGTACGATGGGGGCATCCCCCCCTACTCCCGTGCCTCGCTGAAg GGATACCAGTGGCTGAAGGACAAGATCCTGAGTGAAGAGGGCCGGCGGCAGCAGGCaaagctgaaggagctgcaggccaTCGCTGAGCGCCTGGGCTGCACCCTGCCCCAGCTCGCCATTG cctggtGCCTGCGCAACGAGGGTGTCAGCTCCGTCTTACTGGGGGCCTCCAATGCCGACCAGCTGATGGAGAATATTGGAGCAATACAG GTCCTTCCAAAGCTGTCGTCTTCCATCGTCCACGAGATCGATAGCATCCTGGGCAACAAACCATACAGCAAGAAGGACTACAGATCCTAA
- the KCNAB2 gene encoding voltage-gated potassium channel subunit beta-2 isoform X2 produces MYPESTTDSPARLSLRQTGSPGMIYRNLGKSGLRVSCLGLGTWVTFGGQITDEMAEQLMTLAYDNGINLFDTAEVYAAGKAEVVLGNIIKKKGWRRSSLVITTKIFWGGKAETERGLSRKHIIEGLKASLERLQLEYVDVVFANRPDPNTPMEGDPFSSSKSRTFIVEETVRAMTHVINQGMAMYWGTSRWSSMEIMEAYSVARQFNLIPPICEQAEYHMFQREKVEVQLPELFHKIGVGAMTWSPLACGIVSGKYDGGIPPYSRASLKGYQWLKDKILSEEGRRQQAKLKELQAIAERLGCTLPQLAIAWCLRNEGVSSVLLGASNADQLMENIGAIQVLPKLSSSIVHEIDSILGNKPYSKKDYRS; encoded by the exons atGTATCCCGAATCCACCACTGACTCCCCAGCGCGACTCTCGCTGCGGCagacaggctccccagggatgaTTTACAG GAACCTCGGGAAGTCTGGGCTGCGTGTGTCCTGCCTGGGTCTGG GAACATGGGTGACTTTCGGAGGGCAGATCACAGATGAG ATGGCGGAGCAGCTGATGACTTTAGCTTATGACAACGGCATTAATCTCTTCGACACGGCAGAAGTCTACGCTGCTGGCAA GGCCGAGGTGGTGCTGGGGAACATCATCAAGAAGAAAGGGTGGAG ACGGTCCAGCCTGGTCATCACCACCAAAATCTTCTGGGGAGGAAA ggCTGAGACGGAGAGGGGCCTGTCCCGAAAACACATCATAGAAG GTCTGAAGGCGTCGCTGGAGCGGCTGCAGCTGGAGTACGTGGACGTGGTGTTCGCCAACCGCCCCGACCCCAACACGCCGATGGAAG GGGACCCATTTAGTTCCTCCAAGTCCAGGACTTTCATCGTAGAAG AGACAGTGCGAGCCATGACCCATGTCATCAACCAGGGGATGGCCATGTACTGGGGGACCTCGCGCTGGAGCTCCATGGAGATCATG GAGGCGTACTCGGTGGCCCGCCAGTTCAACCTGATTCCGCCGATCTGTGAGCAGGCCGAGTACCACATGTTCCAGCGGGAAAAGGTGGAGGTGCAGCTCCCTGAGCTCTTCCACAAGATAG gcgTTGGAGCCATGACCTGGTCCCCATTGGCCTGTGGCATCGTCTCGGGGAAGTACGATGGGGGCATCCCCCCCTACTCCCGTGCCTCGCTGAAg GGATACCAGTGGCTGAAGGACAAGATCCTGAGTGAAGAGGGCCGGCGGCAGCAGGCaaagctgaaggagctgcaggccaTCGCTGAGCGCCTGGGCTGCACCCTGCCCCAGCTCGCCATTG cctggtGCCTGCGCAACGAGGGTGTCAGCTCCGTCTTACTGGGGGCCTCCAATGCCGACCAGCTGATGGAGAATATTGGAGCAATACAG GTCCTTCCAAAGCTGTCGTCTTCCATCGTCCACGAGATCGATAGCATCCTGGGCAACAAACCATACAGCAAGAAGGACTACAGATCCTAA